A single window of Nocardioides kongjuensis DNA harbors:
- a CDS encoding methyltransferase: MSDEHYFSADPSVAFQRAPVEADVWGHGLRLVSGSGVFAQGRLDIGTSVLFRETEPPAGGRILDLGCGYGVIGIACAVAAPTATVTAVDVNQRAVLLANENAAALGLADRYTALVPEQVDPAETYDEIWSNPPIRIGKTALHELLLTWLPRLAPGGRAVMVVGKNLGADSLQRWLGEQGYPTERIASAKGFRVLETRRA, from the coding sequence GTGAGCGACGAGCACTACTTCTCCGCCGACCCGTCGGTCGCGTTCCAGCGCGCGCCGGTCGAGGCCGACGTCTGGGGCCACGGGCTGCGGCTGGTCAGCGGGTCCGGTGTGTTCGCACAGGGCCGTCTCGACATCGGTACGTCGGTCCTGTTCCGCGAGACCGAGCCGCCCGCCGGTGGGCGGATCCTCGACCTCGGCTGCGGGTACGGCGTCATCGGGATCGCCTGCGCCGTCGCGGCCCCCACGGCCACGGTCACCGCGGTCGACGTCAACCAGCGCGCCGTCCTGCTCGCCAACGAGAACGCGGCCGCACTCGGTCTCGCCGACCGCTACACCGCGCTGGTCCCGGAGCAGGTCGACCCGGCGGAGACCTACGACGAGATCTGGTCGAACCCGCCCATCCGGATCGGCAAGACGGCGCTGCACGAGCTGCTGCTGACCTGGCTGCCGCGGCTCGCGCCCGGGGGTCGCGCGGTGATGGTGGTCGGCAAGAACCTCGGCGCCGACTCGCTGCAGCGGTGGCTCGGCGAGCAGGGGTACCCGACCGAGCGGATCGCCAGCGCCAAGGGGTTCCGGGTCCTCGAGACCCGTCGCGCCTGA
- a CDS encoding SIMPL domain-containing protein, with product MPTEFTVRGSHSAFQPPERGTAQVTLSFQGPALQPVYDRVAADLEAVKASVRELHDPAAGPVTWWSTQHVRTWAERPWNQDGKQLPLVHHASVGVQVKFRDFARLTSWVGGLVGSAEGFHLDGVQWALTEARRVELEHTVRARAVQDAARRAQEYADALGLGPVRPVAVADAGMLGPGISPMGGAAPAAYLRMAAKDTGGGAELELSPEDIEVSAEVDARFVAD from the coding sequence ATGCCGACCGAGTTCACCGTGCGCGGGTCGCACTCCGCCTTCCAGCCGCCCGAGCGCGGCACCGCGCAGGTCACGCTGTCCTTCCAGGGCCCCGCGCTGCAGCCGGTCTACGACCGCGTCGCGGCCGACCTCGAGGCCGTGAAGGCATCGGTCCGGGAGCTTCACGACCCGGCCGCCGGTCCCGTGACCTGGTGGTCCACCCAGCACGTGCGGACCTGGGCCGAGCGGCCCTGGAACCAGGACGGCAAGCAGCTCCCGCTCGTCCACCACGCCAGCGTCGGTGTGCAGGTGAAGTTCCGCGACTTCGCGCGGCTCACCAGCTGGGTGGGCGGGCTGGTCGGTTCGGCCGAGGGCTTCCATCTCGACGGCGTGCAGTGGGCCCTGACCGAGGCGCGCCGGGTCGAGCTCGAGCACACCGTCCGCGCCCGCGCCGTGCAGGACGCCGCCCGTCGTGCCCAGGAGTACGCCGACGCGCTCGGCCTCGGACCGGTGCGGCCCGTCGCCGTGGCCGACGCCGGCATGCTCGGCCCGGGCATCTCGCCGATGGGCGGCGCCGCCCCGGCGGCGTACCTGAGGATGGCGGCCAAGGACACCGGCGGTGGCGCCGAGCTGGAGCTCTCGCCCGAGGACATCGAGGTCTCCGCGGAGGTCGACGCCCGCTTCGTCGCGGACTGA
- a CDS encoding maleylpyruvate isomerase N-terminal domain-containing protein, with amino-acid sequence MEWIDLLEKTTGDFADVLATGDLAAPVPACPGWTLADLGEHTRWVHAWATHAVTDHSPDGDTPAPGLERDALVDGYRAAAGRLLEVLRHTAPDAPVWTFGPDSRAGFWRRRQLHEVTMHLHDALDSQARTAEWRVSPELGWDGVDEVATLFYPRQVRLGRTEPLPAPVRLVATDLDRSLVLEPDAAGEPVELAAPAAELLLMLWGRMPAAGPAADVLAQAKVTS; translated from the coding sequence ATGGAGTGGATCGACCTGCTGGAGAAGACCACCGGCGACTTCGCGGACGTGCTCGCGACCGGCGACCTCGCCGCCCCCGTCCCGGCCTGCCCGGGCTGGACGCTCGCCGACCTGGGCGAGCACACCCGGTGGGTGCACGCCTGGGCGACGCACGCCGTCACCGACCACTCCCCCGACGGCGACACCCCGGCCCCCGGGCTGGAGCGCGATGCGCTGGTCGACGGCTACCGGGCGGCGGCCGGTCGTCTGCTCGAGGTGCTCCGGCACACGGCACCCGACGCACCGGTGTGGACCTTCGGCCCCGACTCGCGGGCCGGCTTCTGGCGGCGGCGCCAGCTCCACGAGGTCACCATGCACCTGCACGACGCCCTCGACTCCCAGGCACGCACGGCCGAATGGCGGGTGAGCCCCGAGCTCGGCTGGGACGGCGTCGACGAGGTCGCGACGCTCTTCTACCCCCGCCAGGTGCGGCTCGGCCGCACCGAGCCGCTGCCCGCGCCGGTGCGCCTGGTCGCCACCGACCTGGACCGCTCGCTGGTCCTCGAGCCCGACGCCGCCGGGGAGCCGGTCGAGCTGGCCGCCCCGGCCGCGGAGCTGCTGCTCATGCTCTGGGGCCGGATGCCGGCGGCCGGTCCGGCTGCCGACGTGCTCGCCCAGGCGAAGGTCACGTCCTGA
- a CDS encoding PadR family transcriptional regulator, protein MSIKHGLLALLAPGPKYGYQLKAEFEATTGSAWPLNIGQVYSTLQRLEKGGQIEADGEPDDDGRVVYALTPAGREELAGWFSSPIAQESRPRDELAIKLAMAVNTPGVDAREVVQAQRRQAMSSLQSLTRVKASVPDEDLARVMVVDSLIFAVEAEVSWLDRCEARLRKARTAKTPEKEAVQ, encoded by the coding sequence ATGTCCATCAAGCACGGTCTCCTGGCGCTCCTGGCGCCGGGCCCGAAGTACGGCTACCAGCTCAAGGCCGAGTTCGAGGCCACGACCGGGTCGGCCTGGCCGCTGAACATCGGGCAGGTGTACTCGACCCTCCAGCGCCTCGAGAAGGGCGGCCAGATCGAGGCCGACGGGGAGCCGGACGACGACGGGCGCGTGGTCTACGCGCTCACCCCGGCCGGGCGCGAGGAGCTCGCCGGCTGGTTCAGCTCGCCGATCGCGCAGGAGTCGCGCCCGCGCGACGAGCTCGCGATCAAGCTGGCGATGGCGGTGAACACCCCGGGCGTCGATGCGCGCGAGGTGGTGCAGGCCCAGCGCCGCCAGGCGATGAGCTCCCTGCAGTCCCTGACCCGCGTCAAGGCGTCCGTCCCGGACGAGGACCTGGCCCGGGTGATGGTGGTCGACTCGCTGATCTTCGCCGTCGAGGCCGAGGTCAGCTGGCTCGACCGGTGTGAAGCCCGGCTCCGCAAGGCCCGAACCGCAAAGACCCCCGAGAAGGAGGCCGTCCAGTGA
- a CDS encoding ATP-binding cassette domain-containing protein, with protein MTANPVLEIRNAGKVYGVGETLVTALHAATLTVGAGELVAVRGASGSGKSTLLHLAGGLDAPSSGDVLVEGQSLGGLSRKDLARLRRRSIGYVFQDLNLVPSLSAAENIALPRELDGTSATEARTEALAALEEIGLREVADRFPDEMSGGQQQRVAIARALIGPRRLVLADEPTGALDSETGEGVLRLLRARCDAGAACLLVTHEPRHSAWADRVVFISDGAIVDETTADAPAVLDLGALT; from the coding sequence GTGACCGCCAACCCCGTCCTGGAGATTCGCAACGCCGGCAAGGTGTACGGCGTCGGCGAGACCCTGGTGACCGCCCTGCACGCCGCCACGCTCACCGTGGGCGCGGGCGAGCTGGTCGCCGTACGCGGTGCCTCGGGCTCCGGCAAGAGCACCCTGCTGCACCTGGCCGGCGGCCTCGACGCCCCCAGCTCCGGCGACGTCCTCGTCGAGGGCCAGTCACTGGGCGGCCTGTCCCGCAAGGACCTGGCCCGGCTGCGCCGCCGCTCGATCGGCTACGTCTTCCAGGACCTCAACCTGGTGCCGTCGCTGAGCGCTGCCGAGAACATCGCGCTGCCGCGCGAGCTCGACGGCACCTCGGCCACCGAGGCCCGGACCGAGGCGCTCGCCGCGCTCGAGGAGATCGGGCTGCGCGAGGTCGCCGACCGGTTCCCGGACGAGATGTCCGGCGGCCAGCAGCAGCGGGTCGCGATCGCCCGCGCCCTGATCGGACCGCGGCGCCTGGTGCTCGCAGACGAGCCGACCGGGGCGCTGGACAGCGAGACCGGAGAGGGCGTGCTGCGCCTGCTCCGGGCGCGTTGCGACGCCGGTGCCGCCTGCCTGCTGGTCACCCACGAGCCCCGGCACTCCGCCTGGGCCGACCGCGTGGTGTTCATCAGCGACGGCGCCATCGTCGACGAGACCACCGCCGACGCGCCGGCCGTCCTCGACCTCGGGGCGCTGACGTGA
- a CDS encoding FtsX-like permease family protein: MSVWKPARRMARRSIRRNLARSILIALLIGLPVAVATFSDVLYRSSDSPVAYAERNLGSADAKLVVTPAERIKYFELVSEWSGGYDTVGERDPATVDLDRLLPPGTRTEVASSNDGGAFLLLRKGDRYAEASLAEATMPSAFQPDRVQLRDGKYPGPGEVAITQGAADKLRVGPGDVVTDDLTGTRITVSGVVRDEQCLRCTDVYAQPGQEIVPRRQADGPYDTTSTYLVDLPPGVSANALAHRLAEHGVVLYPRDTYVHRDQYQAWDEPVTLDQVRGAALTTLIVGLGLLEVILLAGAAFAVGARKQVRDMGLISAGGASPRQLRAVLLVQGATLGVIGTVGGVAVGLVVARLGWPLWEWLNGSTIPVFRLGPEVLIAVVVGVLSGVLAAVVPAIGAARRQPLDALSGRFRITRERSRRVALVGALGIGTGIVLGLVGSGMMASDFAAYADALTTARLTGISLQPPSPTVPIALVLAGAVLGVAGLVLAMPSLLGLLGRFGARLPLPGRLAVRDADRHRHRTGPATSAIMLAVAGSVVAAFAMTGSARADEALWLPDQPEHTMRVYTQYGTDQAENAAITSAAVERAAAVLPEAQVLAPSELGYAIPESQQEQGLAPIQPIWFDDHVGCDSSCITYGSAGTAAIADPTLVRLTLGRDLNAAERAALERGEVLVTSPSMIDADGNATASLFYKDEAGSEASSEEDAPTLALPAVAAPRTTFYTSLPGVFMSAETAAANGLVTNPEATRLIAYASDATPAQVKAGLRAAREGHRAGASIGEPYHDDHRLGLLVVGGIATLVTLIGVAIAVALSAAEGRRELATLSAVGADPAVRRRLAGAQALVISGVGALVGVVLGSFVSYALRATFGAPSFTVPWANLAGVGLGVPVLAALVTAACTRSRVPMLERRA; the protein is encoded by the coding sequence GTGAGCGTGTGGAAGCCCGCCCGGCGGATGGCGCGACGCTCGATCCGCCGCAACCTGGCGCGATCGATCCTGATCGCGCTGCTGATCGGGCTGCCGGTCGCGGTGGCCACGTTCAGCGACGTGCTCTACCGGTCGAGCGACTCGCCGGTGGCGTACGCCGAGCGGAACCTCGGCAGCGCCGACGCCAAGCTCGTCGTCACGCCGGCGGAGCGGATCAAGTACTTCGAGCTCGTCTCCGAGTGGAGCGGTGGCTACGACACCGTGGGCGAGCGCGATCCCGCCACGGTCGACCTGGACCGCCTGCTGCCGCCCGGCACCCGGACCGAGGTCGCATCGTCCAACGACGGCGGGGCGTTCCTGCTGCTCCGCAAGGGTGACCGGTACGCCGAGGCGTCGCTCGCCGAGGCCACGATGCCGTCGGCCTTCCAGCCCGATCGCGTGCAGCTGCGTGACGGGAAGTACCCCGGGCCCGGCGAGGTCGCGATCACCCAGGGGGCCGCGGACAAGCTCCGCGTCGGCCCGGGCGACGTCGTCACCGATGATCTGACCGGCACCCGGATCACGGTCAGCGGCGTCGTCCGCGACGAGCAGTGCCTGCGCTGCACCGACGTCTACGCCCAGCCGGGGCAGGAGATCGTCCCGAGGCGCCAGGCTGACGGGCCCTACGACACCACCTCGACCTACCTGGTCGACCTGCCTCCCGGCGTCAGCGCGAACGCACTCGCCCACCGGCTCGCGGAGCACGGGGTCGTGCTCTACCCGCGCGACACCTACGTCCACCGCGACCAGTACCAGGCCTGGGACGAGCCGGTCACCCTCGACCAGGTGCGCGGAGCCGCGCTCACCACCCTGATCGTGGGCCTGGGCCTGCTCGAGGTGATCCTGCTCGCCGGCGCGGCCTTCGCGGTCGGTGCCCGCAAGCAGGTCCGCGACATGGGCCTGATCAGCGCCGGGGGTGCCTCGCCGCGCCAGCTGCGCGCGGTGCTGCTCGTCCAGGGCGCCACGCTCGGCGTGATCGGGACCGTCGGTGGTGTCGCCGTCGGCCTGGTGGTCGCACGGCTCGGCTGGCCGTTGTGGGAGTGGCTGAACGGCTCGACGATCCCGGTCTTCCGGCTCGGCCCGGAGGTGCTGATCGCGGTCGTGGTGGGCGTGCTGTCCGGAGTCCTCGCGGCCGTCGTCCCCGCCATCGGCGCCGCGCGACGTCAGCCTCTGGACGCGCTGTCGGGGAGGTTCCGCATCACCCGGGAGCGATCGCGCCGGGTCGCGCTCGTCGGCGCCCTCGGGATCGGGACCGGCATCGTCCTGGGCCTGGTCGGGAGCGGCATGATGGCCTCCGACTTCGCGGCGTACGCCGACGCGCTCACCACGGCCCGGCTCACGGGGATCTCGCTCCAGCCGCCCAGCCCGACCGTTCCGATCGCCCTCGTCCTCGCCGGGGCGGTCCTCGGCGTTGCCGGCCTGGTGCTCGCGATGCCGTCGCTCCTCGGCCTGCTCGGCAGGTTCGGGGCCCGGCTGCCGCTGCCCGGACGGTTGGCAGTACGCGACGCCGACCGGCACCGGCACCGCACCGGACCGGCGACCAGCGCGATCATGCTGGCCGTCGCCGGCTCGGTGGTCGCGGCCTTCGCGATGACCGGGTCGGCACGGGCCGACGAGGCCCTCTGGTTGCCGGACCAGCCGGAGCACACGATGCGGGTCTACACGCAGTACGGCACCGACCAGGCCGAGAACGCGGCGATCACCAGCGCCGCGGTCGAGCGGGCGGCAGCGGTCCTCCCCGAGGCCCAGGTGCTGGCCCCCTCCGAGCTCGGCTACGCCATCCCGGAGTCCCAGCAGGAGCAGGGCCTGGCGCCGATCCAGCCGATCTGGTTCGACGACCACGTCGGCTGCGACTCCAGTTGCATCACCTACGGAAGCGCCGGCACGGCGGCGATCGCGGACCCGACGCTGGTCCGGCTCACCCTCGGGAGGGACCTGAACGCCGCGGAGCGGGCGGCCCTCGAGCGGGGTGAGGTGCTCGTCACCTCGCCGTCGATGATCGACGCCGACGGCAACGCCACGGCGAGCCTCTTCTACAAGGACGAGGCCGGCTCGGAGGCCAGCTCGGAGGAGGACGCCCCGACGCTCGCGCTGCCCGCCGTCGCTGCGCCGCGCACGACCTTCTACACCTCGCTGCCCGGCGTCTTCATGAGCGCCGAGACGGCCGCCGCGAACGGACTGGTGACCAATCCCGAAGCCACCCGGCTGATCGCCTACGCCTCCGACGCCACGCCGGCGCAGGTGAAGGCCGGGCTCCGCGCTGCGCGGGAGGGACACCGGGCGGGCGCCTCGATCGGTGAGCCGTACCACGACGACCACCGCCTCGGCCTGCTCGTCGTCGGCGGCATCGCCACGCTGGTCACCCTGATCGGCGTCGCCATCGCCGTCGCCCTCTCCGCGGCCGAGGGCCGGCGCGAGCTGGCGACCCTGTCCGCGGTGGGAGCCGATCCCGCCGTACGACGCCGGCTGGCCGGCGCGCAGGCCCTGGTCATCTCGGGGGTCGGCGCTCTGGTCGGGGTGGTGCTCGGGAGCTTCGTGTCCTACGCCCTGCGGGCGACGTTCGGCGCGCCGTCCTTCACGGTGCCCTGGGCGAACCTCGCGGGCGTGGGGCTCGGGGTCCCGGTGCTCGCGGCACTGGTCACGGCGGCGTGCACGCGCTCGCGGGTGCCGATGCTCGAGCGCCGGGCGTGA
- a CDS encoding ATP-binding cassette domain-containing protein, with product MGHVEVAGVRYELPDGRVLLDDVSFRVGEGAKVALVGANGAGKTTLFRIITGDLQPHAGAVTRSGGLGVMRQMVDRGLGEEPTIADLLLGLAPERVRRAAAEVDRCELALMDTDDEATQLAYAHALAEYADAGGYDVEVVWDVCTVKALALPYDRAKYRELRTLSGGEQKRLVLEYLLAGPEEVLLLDEPDNFLDVPGKIWLEQRIAASDKTILFISHDRELLANAATHVVTVELGAGGGGNSVWTHPGGFASYHEARKDRFARFAELRRRWDEEHAKIKALVLRLKIKAEYNDGMSSQYRAAQTRLRKFEEAGPPTEQPREQQVTMRLSGARTGKRAVVCEELELTGLMKPFDLEVWYGDRLAVLGSNGSGKSHFLRLLAAGGTDPDVEHRPVGDVPIAPVAHTGRARLGARVRPGWFVQTHEHPELVGRTLVEILHRGDGVPNGRQGMGREQASRVLDRYELAASAEQPFESLSGGQQARFQILLLELSGATLLLLDEPTDNLDVQSAEALEEGLAAFDGTVVAVTHDRWFARGFDRFCVFGADGTVYESDGPVWDEGRVARAR from the coding sequence GTGGGTCATGTGGAGGTCGCCGGCGTCCGGTACGAGCTGCCCGACGGGCGGGTGCTGCTCGACGACGTGTCGTTCCGGGTCGGTGAGGGCGCCAAGGTCGCGCTGGTCGGCGCCAACGGCGCCGGGAAGACCACGCTGTTCCGGATCATCACCGGCGACCTGCAGCCCCACGCCGGCGCGGTGACCCGCTCCGGCGGGCTCGGGGTGATGCGGCAGATGGTGGACCGCGGCCTGGGCGAGGAGCCGACGATCGCCGACCTGCTGCTCGGTCTCGCGCCCGAGCGGGTCCGGCGCGCCGCCGCCGAGGTCGACCGCTGCGAGCTGGCGCTGATGGACACCGACGACGAGGCCACGCAGCTGGCCTACGCGCACGCCCTGGCGGAGTACGCCGACGCGGGCGGGTACGACGTCGAGGTGGTCTGGGACGTGTGCACGGTCAAGGCGCTGGCGCTGCCCTACGACCGGGCGAAGTACCGCGAGCTGCGCACGCTCAGCGGCGGCGAGCAGAAGCGTCTCGTGCTCGAGTACCTCCTCGCCGGACCGGAGGAGGTGCTGCTGCTCGACGAGCCCGACAACTTCCTCGACGTACCCGGCAAGATCTGGCTCGAGCAGCGCATCGCCGCCTCCGACAAGACGATCCTGTTCATCAGCCACGACCGCGAGCTGCTGGCCAACGCCGCCACCCACGTCGTCACCGTCGAGCTCGGCGCGGGCGGCGGGGGCAACAGCGTCTGGACGCACCCGGGCGGCTTCGCGTCGTACCACGAGGCGCGCAAGGACCGCTTCGCCCGCTTCGCCGAGCTGCGTCGTCGCTGGGACGAGGAGCACGCCAAGATCAAGGCCCTGGTGCTGCGGCTGAAGATCAAGGCCGAGTACAACGACGGCATGTCCTCGCAGTACCGGGCGGCGCAGACCCGGCTGCGCAAGTTCGAGGAGGCCGGCCCGCCGACCGAGCAGCCGCGCGAGCAGCAGGTGACGATGCGGCTGTCGGGAGCGCGCACGGGCAAGCGCGCGGTCGTCTGCGAGGAGCTCGAGCTCACCGGGCTGATGAAGCCGTTCGACCTCGAGGTCTGGTACGGCGACCGGCTGGCTGTGCTGGGCTCCAACGGCTCCGGCAAGTCCCACTTCCTGCGGCTGCTCGCCGCGGGCGGCACTGATCCCGACGTCGAGCACCGGCCCGTGGGCGACGTGCCGATCGCACCGGTCGCGCACACGGGCCGGGCCCGGCTGGGTGCGCGGGTGCGGCCCGGCTGGTTCGTGCAGACCCACGAGCACCCCGAGCTGGTCGGACGGACCCTGGTCGAGATCCTGCACCGTGGCGACGGCGTTCCCAACGGTCGGCAGGGGATGGGCCGTGAGCAGGCGAGTCGGGTGCTCGACCGCTACGAGCTCGCGGCCAGCGCCGAGCAGCCCTTCGAGTCGCTGTCGGGCGGGCAGCAGGCCCGCTTCCAGATCCTGCTGCTCGAGCTGTCCGGCGCGACGCTGCTGCTGCTCGACGAGCCGACCGACAACCTCGACGTGCAGTCCGCCGAGGCGCTCGAGGAGGGGCTGGCTGCCTTCGACGGCACCGTCGTCGCGGTCACCCACGACCGGTGGTTCGCCCGCGGGTTCGACCGGTTCTGCGTCTTCGGCGCCGACGGCACGGTCTACGAGTCCGACGGCCCGGTCTGGGACGAGGGACGGGTGGCGCGGGCCCGGTGA
- a CDS encoding GNAT family N-acetyltransferase, translating into MSDLQITQIGPDDEPGLAAWSAVVAASERHELGVHATTATAQEQAVLVRDAGRQRRVVLLAGRVGGETVAAGWLSLRLLDNLDGAEIDVHVRPDVRRRGHGSRMLRRVESVAAAAGRSRFDTRAQWLEGGPADGAGMPGMEFARVHGYRFGIGEVQRELPLPVAADHLARLAAAAAPHHAAYRIRTWSGPVPEDLVAGWLAVSTTLMTEAPAGTVEREDLTADVAAHREAEAAQARQRRTPWHAVALDPSGEVVAQSMLMVPEHDPVFVHQWGTLVRRDHRGHRLGLALKVANLRALQHDLDTEGRRVVTWNAEDNGPMIDINERLGFVATARSADLQKIVAPPR; encoded by the coding sequence GTGAGCGACCTGCAGATCACCCAGATCGGTCCCGACGACGAGCCCGGGCTCGCCGCCTGGTCCGCCGTGGTGGCCGCCTCGGAGCGTCACGAGCTCGGAGTGCACGCCACGACGGCCACTGCGCAGGAGCAGGCCGTGCTGGTGCGCGACGCCGGCCGGCAGCGGCGGGTGGTGCTCCTGGCGGGGCGCGTCGGCGGGGAGACCGTCGCTGCCGGCTGGCTGTCGCTGCGCCTGCTCGACAACCTCGACGGCGCCGAGATCGACGTCCACGTCCGTCCCGACGTGCGACGGCGCGGACACGGTTCGCGCATGCTGCGCCGGGTCGAGTCGGTGGCCGCCGCGGCCGGCCGGTCGCGCTTCGACACGCGCGCGCAGTGGCTCGAGGGAGGTCCCGCCGACGGGGCGGGGATGCCCGGGATGGAGTTCGCTCGGGTCCACGGCTACCGCTTCGGCATCGGCGAGGTGCAGCGTGAGTTGCCGCTGCCCGTTGCGGCCGACCACCTCGCGCGGCTCGCCGCCGCGGCCGCACCGCACCACGCGGCGTACCGGATCCGGACCTGGTCCGGCCCGGTGCCCGAGGACCTGGTGGCCGGTTGGCTGGCCGTGTCGACCACCCTGATGACCGAGGCGCCTGCGGGCACGGTCGAGCGCGAGGACCTCACCGCGGACGTCGCGGCGCACCGGGAGGCGGAGGCTGCGCAGGCACGCCAGCGGCGCACCCCCTGGCACGCCGTCGCCCTCGACCCGTCCGGCGAGGTGGTCGCGCAGTCGATGCTGATGGTCCCCGAGCACGACCCGGTCTTCGTCCACCAGTGGGGCACGCTCGTGCGTCGCGACCATCGGGGCCACCGGCTCGGGCTGGCCCTGAAGGTCGCCAACCTGCGTGCCCTGCAGCACGATCTCGACACCGAGGGCCGTCGGGTGGTCACCTGGAACGCCGAGGACAACGGTCCGATGATCGACATCAACGAGCGGCTCGGCTTCGTGGCGACTGCCCGGTCGGCTGACCTGCAGAAGATCGTCGCCCCGCCCCGTTAA
- a CDS encoding DUF5302 domain-containing protein, whose protein sequence is MTANGANDDLKAKMREALDRKNHKEQGVHADGPTKEKAHGSEVVGGAPKMHRRKAGGGGS, encoded by the coding sequence ATGACTGCCAACGGCGCGAACGACGATCTCAAGGCGAAGATGCGCGAGGCCCTCGACCGCAAGAACCACAAGGAGCAGGGCGTCCACGCGGACGGGCCCACCAAGGAGAAGGCCCACGGCTCCGAGGTGGTCGGCGGTGCGCCCAAGATGCACCGCCGCAAGGCTGGGGGCGGCGGCTCCTAG
- a CDS encoding S1C family serine protease: MTQLLPPPPPFPPAPFGQTPPPQRRPRRSGFAVAVLTGALVVGGGAGIATAAIYDNATGGSGGSATAPLSVVDNGNPKPASGSVESVAAAVLPSVVALEVSGGGAAGSGSGVVLDTSGTILTNDHVVTLGGQIPADQAEVTVSFSNGKKVRATVVGTDPLTDTALVKVEGVSDLKPITIGKSSNLDVGEQVVAIGSPFGLDATVTSGIVSALDRPVEVARDAQGNATAYPAIQTDAAINPGNSGGPLVNMDGQLVGINASIRSTGSGQGAEAGSIGLGFAIPIDEVLPIIDQLRAGETPTHARLGIQVSDVSGTAGSSDTTLTGARIAQLEKGSAAAAAGLKQDDVITAIDSHQIDGSEALIATIRAYRPGDTVKVTYLRDGKDSTTELKLGSDS; the protein is encoded by the coding sequence ATGACCCAGCTGCTGCCGCCGCCGCCCCCGTTCCCGCCGGCCCCGTTCGGGCAGACGCCGCCCCCACAGCGACGTCCGCGCCGGTCCGGGTTCGCAGTGGCGGTGCTGACCGGCGCCCTGGTGGTCGGCGGCGGGGCGGGGATCGCGACGGCCGCGATCTACGACAACGCCACGGGCGGCTCCGGCGGCTCCGCCACCGCACCGCTCTCCGTGGTCGACAACGGCAACCCCAAGCCGGCGTCGGGCAGCGTGGAGTCGGTCGCGGCGGCCGTCCTGCCGTCGGTGGTGGCCCTCGAGGTCAGCGGCGGCGGGGCGGCCGGAAGCGGGTCGGGCGTCGTGCTCGACACGAGCGGCACGATCCTCACCAACGACCACGTGGTGACGCTCGGTGGGCAGATCCCAGCCGACCAGGCCGAGGTGACGGTGTCGTTCAGCAACGGCAAGAAGGTGCGGGCGACGGTGGTCGGCACCGACCCGCTCACCGACACCGCCCTGGTCAAGGTCGAGGGCGTCTCCGACCTCAAGCCGATCACGATCGGCAAGTCGAGCAACCTCGACGTGGGCGAGCAGGTGGTGGCGATCGGGTCGCCGTTCGGCCTCGACGCCACGGTCACCAGCGGCATCGTCAGCGCGCTCGACCGCCCGGTCGAGGTCGCGCGTGACGCGCAGGGCAACGCCACGGCGTACCCGGCCATCCAGACCGACGCGGCCATCAACCCGGGCAACAGCGGCGGCCCGCTGGTCAACATGGACGGCCAGCTGGTCGGCATCAACGCCTCGATCCGCTCGACCGGCTCCGGTCAGGGCGCCGAGGCAGGCTCGATCGGGCTGGGCTTCGCGATCCCGATCGACGAGGTGCTGCCGATCATCGACCAGCTCCGCGCCGGCGAGACCCCGACCCACGCCCGGCTCGGCATCCAGGTCTCCGACGTGTCCGGTACGGCGGGCTCGAGCGACACGACGCTCACCGGAGCCCGCATCGCCCAGCTCGAGAAGGGCTCGGCCGCGGCCGCGGCCGGCTTGAAGCAGGACGACGTGATCACCGCGATCGACTCGCACCAGATCGACGGCAGCGAGGCACTGATCGCGACGATCCGCGCCTACCGCCCCGGCGACACGGTCAAGGTGACCTACCTGCGTGACGGCAAGGACAGCACGACCGAGCTCAAGCTCGGCTCGGACTCCTAG